The genomic interval GGTCTCTACtctaccaccttgagtttgagggggAGATGTTAATAATTATAGGGTTGTTGGTTTATTACGTGTCTGTAGGCTTGTTTTAGTGGTTTGTTGAAGATTTTAAGTATCTATTTTTGGGTAGTTTTATGTGTATAAATACATTTTATTTTACCTATTTGAGATATAGAATATAGAAATATACAAAATACTAAACTTCAGGAACCGAGTTTTGAAGATCCTTATAGACTCGTTCGTAACCATGCCAAATGAGCCACATGGTTTATTTCAGGGCTAAAAAGTAACATAAAGATTGTCTCGAGTAAGTTTTATTTCCTTGAAAATAGTTAGCTAATTTATGTCGAGTTTTATTAAATGAGTATGAGACTTAATTGGATAAAAGTTGTTTTCTTAGACACACAGCTACGAAGGAAGACATCATAGTTGCCCCTCCTACAAGAACAATAAAAAGTGCAATAGAGTGCACAAAATATTAACCACACTAGACAAATCCCATCATCAAGTATACCCTAAGCTTGCAAAAAGAACAACAAACCAAAAAAGTTCAAATGATCATCCAAAATGGAAAATTCTACAAATTCATTAAAAAACCATTGTTAAATTTAGCAAGAGTTTTGAGCAGGAGCATCGGTTTGGTTCTCTGGAGCTGCATCTTGAAATGCTGATACCTCCTTGTATTCCTCATACAACCTTGATAGAAGTGGAAACTTGGACTGCACAGTTTATTGAGGATGAAAAATTGGTTAGCAACGTCGGTAAAAATTTATCAGTCAGTTTGGAATGACTTTCTAAGTataaagaaaaaagtatttttataaaagtatctcatttcaaaatttggtgTTAAAATGATTACGTACTTGATAGTTAATATACTTTAATTGGATGTCGACATAAACATAATTCAATGGATATGGATTTGTACTATTAACTTCAACCTCAAGGTCCAAGAGGTTCGATTTCTCATCCAcatattatcaaaaaaaaaaatattccaaTTGGACTTGATTTGTATTTATATATGAGTATACCCAAATTTACTATAATTCAGCACATGAAAAAAAGAATTAAGAGAACCAAATAATACCATGTCAACATTGAATGTTTCAATGGCACGGTGAAGTTGAGGTGCCAAAAACAAGTCTGCCTGCAAACAATAAGAAACAATTGATCATCTAATGCCAAAGAAGTTTCAAACATGTAAAGAAAACTCTACATAAGTAAGGGACATTCACGCTTCGGTTCAGTTTAGGTGTCAAATCAAACCGACTCAAACTCCTTCCACTTGGTTTGGTTTATCTATATATGACCAACGTTTtagtaaaaatcaaatttttttgtttgatttgattttgtcaattatttcaatttggtcagATTTAATGTTCACccaaatataaatttttctttctagACCTAAGTAAGATGCAAATCTATGCTCCCAAATGCTCTAGGTTTTATTTATCAACTTTTACAAAAATTTACCAGTAAATAGTACAATAAAAATTTGGGTTCAACTATTATATGTTTAATCATtacactttcaattttatacctAGGTCTCTcagctttcaattttatgtactctttattatgtttttatctattcaacatttcttttaaatttaactaaCCTATTTCAacatataattcaattttatatactaAAAGTTATGCCCAAAGTTGAAAATATATCATAATAATGTAAAGATTAGTGGAGATTCGGTCGTTCTTAAACTATATCTAATAGATCGATTACTTTTGAAAAGACAGTGAATCAAGAAACGATCAAACTTATcattatttaaccaattatcTTAGACATAAAATTGCTCAAAGAGTATTGATACTGACCAGATAAATTTCATCTCCAGTAGCATATTTTTCAGCATGAACTGTTAGCAATTTTTCGAGTGCTGTAACAACCCACGTAAAATGGCGGAAATTAGataataaaaaaccaaacaccttttcgaaaaaaaatatataaatttaagagtTGATAGGTGGGTAATTGAAGCTCAATATGATTATCTAatttaattagtgttaaatcaCCGATTAACCAAATATTTAAGTTGATGTGTTatgataatttgattatatcaaTACTTTAACCGGTAGTTTAAATCATATATGCAATGCATTTTAGTGTAATGGGAGTATGATTGAAATAGTTAAGGTTTAAAAGCACTTAATAAACTTAAACTTACCTAAAAAACCTTTTCCAATTATCATGTGAACCCAAGAAAGTTTCTCCACTACACCACATTTTTCCTCAATGTATTTCtataaattcaaaaaacaattatgaaattaaaaaaaaacaagtaaaaaTGTCAAACATTATTTTATCTATGCAAAAAGTgacagaaaaaataataattaaagggCATAATTAAGTtcaacaaaattccaaaaatattgcatattgtttaattaatcaCTCACCTCAACAATTAAATTTTGAAGAGGTTGTATGCTTGAAGAAACAATATTTGCAGCCTGtggacaaaataaataaataaataaataaaaagaaaaaaaaaatcttacctACAACACATAggaatttaataaatttcagTAACACTTGCAAAGcgtttatttatattaaagtaGTCTATCTTTTTATTAAGAGAGTGGAAtctccttattttattttttttttattggatggAATATCTGTTTGGACTTTATGGGCTCTgttattatattagataatgtGAGGTTCCATTTTAAAACCAATTGGCAATTAGAGGAGTAGTCCATCTATATTATTAAGAGTGTGAAGTCGCTTGATTTTTCTAATGTGGGATCCTCAACAtgtctaaatggtctgtaatttttaaaaagtatctaaCAGATCTATCAACTTTCAACTTTCAACTTTCAACTTTATGTTTAAGaagtctttaaactttcaattacatgtgaatttttttttaatcttttaaaaattaattaatcattctattagacataaatttGAATGTTATATCTCATACAactataaactttaaatttaatgtctaatatatacatttgttaattgaaaaaaaaagggtCAAATAAATCAATGTCCAGTTATACACAATATTGAAACGTCAGAAACTTATAagatgattttttaattttagggaCGAAATAGAAAGAAACCTATAATTTCTAAGGCttttaaacattctttttagagttcaaaaaccaaataaacatcatttgaaaagttaaggAATAAATTTGTACTATCTAACCAAAGAATTAGTAGCATTATCTAATTCGACGAGCCCTTCTTTTTCTGTACTTCTCGACAAAGGAGTGTAAGAATCTTGGTAATTATGATATCTTGACCAATTGAACTATGTTTTCATGTCTAATCTATTATCCCGAGAAGCTTATACATTTACAACTTTTTGAATCGGTTGGTTCTTTGTTGTTGTTTTACAAGAAAATATACCTCGATAATCATGTTTCGTATACATATTAGTCCCACACACAAATTTAACACATGAAAAATACCTGGAAATTAATAGCCCTTTTAACAAGATCACTAGGCAACAAAGGATGTTGAGGATACTTTTCCTCCAAATACTGTATGTTTACAACAAAAGCAAGTGATTAGACCACATTTATAGATAGCTAGGTTAATTAATAACAAAGTTTTGTTCATGAATTTTTATTGTTATATCTATAATAAGTCTTGTAATTTTAAAACgtgtctaataaatttttaaaattttgatttaagagACTGATAATGagttaaaattttgtattaagTGTGTAGTAGATCCCCTTTTCAAATTGTTGCCTAATGGGTAaacaattttatctaaaattttagtcattgtttgataaaatttggtttttgaaaatttgtgatTGTTTTCTTACCATATCTTTATCGTAGTTTTAATCCTTTACAAGTAAACAcaatttgaattcttaacccaATTCAAAACacaacaagtttttgaaaacgGTGGCCAACACGTTTTATAATGATTTTGGTTTTACTTTtctatttatgaaatttatgcttattttcttccaatttttcatattatgATTTTCATCTGTCTTAAAAGTaccatttgaattcttagtcaaattctaaaaacaaagataagttatcgaaaaacttaattattattattataagttAATTATAGGTCGaagtaatgtttataaactaaatatttaaaataaaaaaaaaattaaaattaaatagatatCAAATGGGGTCTTAAATATCCTTAAAAAGAACGGGGTCTTAGATAGCTACTTATAAGTTATACAATTCAAAGTTGATGAgtttattagacatttttctACCACGGGGATCTACTAGATAATATACTAAAAAGTTTCAAGAATTATTTGTtactaaacattttttttctataatttagaCTAATTGAACTTGTTATAAATTAATATGGTGTCAAATATACTTTTAGTTCTAAGTTTGAGAGAAGTTTCTATTCAatttccaaatttaaaaaattgacaaTTTCATCcctataaattttagaaaattgttttaaaaggTCCTTAGAGTTAAATTGTCATTAGTGTTACAAATGAATGTTGACATAGGAGTTTGAGGGACTATATGACAGTTGCTTAtatgttaattttaaataatctgagatttaaattaattaaaaagagaaaTGAAAGCACGAAACTTTAGGAcgataaaaattcaaatttcataagCAATGTCACACATTCATCCGTTAAACTCTAACGACAATAACgacaatttaattttaaaggcGTGATCttaattaaaactattttttgaaaaaaaaaatcaaggacTTAACTGTCAATTTTCTAAATTGAgggatcaaataaaaatttacttATAATTTTAAAGACTAAAAGTGGATTTTACCatataaatgtaatagataatttgaaatttatgaaaaGACCAACCATTATTATAGCAAAAGAGTCAGCGATAACAATATCCCCATCCACAAGAGTAGGTACAAAACCAACAGGATTGAGCTTTAGATAGTCTGAGCATTGCAAGAACAaagttaaaaaacaaaaacaataaacaataaaaaaaaaaaacaaaaaaaaaccaatgTGTATAATAGAGTTCAACTTTACggaaaatgaaatattaaacctTTAAGCTTCGgttaataactattttttaggtctcgtttggtaactatttgatattttttgtttttatttttaaaaattaagtctataaatactactttcacttttaaatttcttcatttgttatctaccttttatcaattgttataaaaaaaagccaaaatttgaaaactaagacCCACTTTgccaaccattttttttttgtttttgtttttgaaaattaagcctattttctctACATTTCTTACGatgatttacatatttcttaagtataatggttgaattcttagccaaatttcaaaaacaaaaacaattttttgaaagctactttttttagttttcaaaatttaatttagtttttaaacaattgatggatggtagataacaaatgaagaaatttagaggtgaaaatagtgttcgtaggtttaatttcaaaaacaaaaacaataaacaaaatggttactaaacggggcataaaaaattaacttttaaaaacttgtttttgtttttagaatttgactaagaattcaaccattatatttaagaaagatgcaagtAAGAAATGGGGAGAagatagacttaatttttaaatgtttaggaaaatttgtttttggttttctgtttttaaaaaacaaaaaaaaccatattagttACAGTTTTTGGTTTTCTGATTTTCTAAATCAAAAAACCAAAacatgtttgataattattgttattttctgttttaaaaaaatcaaaataaatttttgatgACTTATTTagttagatatatatatatatatatataacttttttgGAAAAAAGTTATATTAATAACACATTATCGACATTTGAAACGCATAAATTAATCACAAATGAAAtggagaaaaataaacaaaaataaacatgtcgacaaaatagaagaaaataacaataataacaattttaatttattaatatcttTGAGAAAGACATAGCATTCCATtaatattggataattatcaaGAAAACTCACTCTCTCAAAAAGAGTTcgaattttgaaattgtttactcatatttttcaactattttaactttgaataataaaaaatgaaaatggatgcTACGCTAaagtataaataaaataaagatttttattataaaaggaaaaataaataaaaaaaaaaatcgagaaTTGAACCCATGACCTTAGAGTTGAGATCAATTCTCCTtttcatcttaaaaaaaaaaatggttttaagAAACTATTGCCCATAGGAGTTTATGGACGATAGAATCTACTTAAGGTAGAAGTTTACCAATGATAGAATCTATATATGATaaactatatttacaatttttttaaaaaatattgttacacacttaatttcataaaaaaaaaaaaaattactactATGTTATGCTAAATAATAATCTTGAACTCCACCCACCATGGTAGAAGTAGAACATGGATTTTAAGAAACCGACCACATATATTTCTCACTCCATTCATCAATGTCATGAtttgttcttttcttttagTCTTTTCATCTTACTCTCCCCTTAAATCCACATAGTTCAACTAGTTTAATGCACATATcgaaaattcaaaaatcaaagatatgtttggattgactagtatttttcaaaaaattcatttttatttaaacataaatacaCTTAAAAAGTTGAGTCCTAAATATGCAAATTCTACCGACGCACAAACTCGCGATTcccaaactatatattataacttacCAGAAGTCAAATGCTCTCCATTCAAAATATCAACAGCTCTGTACTCAAAGTTTAGCCCTGAAAAGTAAGAAAAACGATgaacaaaataagaaagaaataaagaaaaagaagaagagaaaagggaaaaaaatgaataaaaacgTTTGATGTTGAGGGCAATTCGAACACGTTGGGCACAAGTGCTGGCCCAGAAAGAGTAGAGCTTCAATGGAGATCCTTCCACTGCCATACTCTCTTGTCCCTAACAACACAGAGATGTGAagactaaaatcaaaattgaattcttccaaattacaatatcagagaattaattaatttgtataaatatatgGACCCATCTATCCATGACTTAAACCAACCACTGTCTCTTCAAGTCAATTATTGTGTGGATGTCCACGTTAGCGCTTACATCAACACTAACATCGACATTAATCATAAATACCttttaaattggaaaattgtCAGAAATGATTCGTTTTAAGTTTTTACCTTACAAAATCATACAAAActagcattttttttcttctaaaacttataaaaatagtttttttaggTCCATCCTGGACGAGATTGACCATAAGATTTTActgaaaaattcttttttttcaacttaTCAATTATTTGGGGGTTTCTCATATATTTCGCCAGATTATACACCGAGATTATGTGCATCTTGGTGCTAATCCTGGATAAAATAATAtcgagattctatatatttgaattttctcgATGAAATATTGAGCATAATTAACAccgaaattcatatattt from Benincasa hispida cultivar B227 chromosome 10, ASM972705v1, whole genome shotgun sequence carries:
- the LOC120088295 gene encoding glutathione S-transferase 2-like isoform X1, translating into MAVEGSPLKLYSFWASTCAQRVRIALNIKRFYSFFSLFSSSFSLFLSYFVHRFSYFSGLNFEYRAVDILNGEHLTSDYLKLNPVGFVPTLVDGDIVIADSFAIIMYLEEKYPQHPLLPSDLVKRAINFQAANIVSSSIQPLQNLIVEKYIEEKCGVVEKLSWVHMIIGKGFLALEKLLTVHAEKYATGDEIYLADLFLAPQLHRAIETFNVDMSKFPLLSRLYEEYKEVSAFQDAAPENQTDAPAQNSC
- the LOC120088295 gene encoding glutathione S-transferase 2-like isoform X2; the protein is MAVEGSPLKLYSFWASTCAQRVRIALNIKRLNFEYRAVDILNGEHLTSDYLKLNPVGFVPTLVDGDIVIADSFAIIMYLEEKYPQHPLLPSDLVKRAINFQAANIVSSSIQPLQNLIVEKYIEEKCGVVEKLSWVHMIIGKGFLALEKLLTVHAEKYATGDEIYLADLFLAPQLHRAIETFNVDMSKFPLLSRLYEEYKEVSAFQDAAPENQTDAPAQNSC